The following proteins come from a genomic window of Candidatus Hydrogenedentota bacterium:
- a CDS encoding MG2 domain-containing protein produces MRKHAGFSCTPLVFLFVVIVSLLALTPQARAANAPCLVRESLQVMRVPSGFEVRAKAVNPGSARTGASLEVQITDLEGGPVARISNQVALDPGASQVAVTLPSTLDESRIPLYMIQYVFDGPSGRETGAKQLVDAMAQLETRVVAYSNLLSGSAATVRVVALNHANQEPVANASVAIFLTAGDKEQLLHAGKTTEDGTLEAVFTVPDNVEGTGQLRITVASEGLGQDEVTQPVTVKRVSKILLTTDKPLYQPGQTIQMRALSLAAADLHPEAEKEAVFEVMDSKGNKVFKKKLATDAFGIAAADFELATEVNVGEYIVRAILGNTESEKQVRVERYVLPKYKIGLSADKDFYLPGETLKGEVQADYFFGKPVSAGKVTISASKFEVEFEEFATADGTLDDKGHWSFEIPLPEFFAGTPLEQGQASVRLEAVVVDTADHREEKVIMKPVAAAPLMVYVVPESGKLVPNLENRIHVLVAYPDGSPAQGATVVTGLDENKPYTTDDLGIVTIAYTPSHEGDWGLTVKARDKQGRSVEKQVTLEGKTGAEQIILRTDKTLYNVGETIRAEVYATKPSGTVYFDMVREGQTVMTQTADLAAGKASLEFDIDPSLFGSAVLQAYVFTPGTDIIRDTRLLYVNPADALNMNIALDKQTYRPGEQAQLRFAVTDASGKPTPAALGIAIVDESVFALQEIHPGLEKVYFTLEKEIMQPRYEIHGYEMSDIVAGTVPEGPVPVPKPAEWTAAQQRAAEVLLASSPEPPMPPVKVNTFMGKREAADQALDARMQRDLERVHRAISEYLREYHWDVPDNLVQIMLRSHRLRDNEVRDPWGNTYRFEFADKSHRGLRFTMFSNGPDGLPNTQDDLRRESWAGEVQEDVADFGGIAGGLVRGRMKVMAGAQMEVIADLAAPPPMAAPAEAAKPAATTMPTSGSAAGEPPAPRLREYFPETLLFEPALITDAQGVAVLGVDLADSITTWRMTAMASSKTGALGSKDSGILVFQDFFVDLDLPVSLTQHDKVSIPVVLYNYLEQAQDVRLKFEVEPWFKLEGEAERTISLQPGQVTSMYFPIEVVELGKHRLTVWAYGSQMSDAIRRDIEVRPDGEEQNVTFSDRLSAKVEHTIEIPGNAVEGASKILVRIYPGVYSQIVDGLDSMLQMPFGCFEQTSSVTYPNILVVQYMKATEQINPETQMKAEGFINAGYQRLLSYEVQGGGFSWFGDAPANKVLTAWGLKEFCDMAEVHEVDPAVIERTRAWLLSKQEADGSWKPDEQYLHAESWAGIQNSGLLVTAYIAEAVLGTGGKGAEADKAISYIRDNWESCKEPYTLALVANALVAWNPKDAWTLRVLEKLHDMRVEEKDTAHWKGGSGTVTFTEGDAADIETTALATIAFLNANRYPETTTKALTYIIQKKSAQGHWGSTQATILALKALMLSLGSRTETVNAKVTVALNGEQVSELAVTPEDCDVMRLVDLGEKTKAGSNTVTLTIDGEGSMLYQVVGRFYTPWVAAQPEQAPMSIEVAYDKTRLAVNDMVTARVKVTNNRPNAAQMIIVDLGIPPGFEVQAADLEKLVENKTIQKYEMTGRQIIVYFERIDGNGVIEFQYALRAKFPLRAQTPSSRVYDYYNPENEGTASPQAILVE; encoded by the coding sequence ATGCGGAAACATGCCGGCTTCTCGTGCACCCCTCTCGTATTCCTGTTCGTTGTGATTGTCTCCCTGCTTGCCCTGACCCCTCAGGCACGCGCGGCGAATGCGCCCTGCCTCGTCCGTGAATCGCTCCAGGTGATGCGGGTTCCCTCCGGATTTGAGGTACGGGCGAAGGCCGTCAACCCCGGCTCAGCCCGGACGGGGGCCAGCCTCGAGGTCCAGATTACGGACCTCGAGGGAGGTCCGGTCGCCCGGATATCCAACCAGGTGGCCCTCGACCCCGGAGCCAGCCAGGTAGCCGTCACCCTGCCGAGCACGCTCGATGAGAGCAGGATCCCGTTGTACATGATTCAGTATGTCTTTGACGGCCCCAGCGGCCGGGAAACAGGGGCCAAACAGCTCGTGGACGCGATGGCGCAGCTCGAGACGCGCGTCGTCGCCTACAGCAACCTGCTCTCCGGCAGCGCGGCCACCGTGCGCGTTGTCGCCCTCAACCATGCGAACCAGGAGCCCGTCGCCAACGCCTCCGTGGCCATATTCCTCACCGCCGGGGACAAGGAACAGCTCCTCCATGCCGGGAAAACCACTGAAGACGGCACGCTCGAGGCCGTGTTCACCGTGCCGGACAACGTGGAAGGCACGGGCCAGCTGCGCATCACCGTGGCGTCTGAAGGGCTCGGCCAAGACGAGGTCACCCAGCCGGTCACCGTCAAGCGCGTCTCGAAAATCCTCCTTACGACCGACAAACCCCTGTACCAGCCCGGACAGACCATCCAGATGCGCGCGCTGAGCCTCGCCGCGGCCGACTTGCATCCCGAAGCCGAAAAAGAGGCCGTGTTCGAGGTCATGGACTCCAAGGGCAACAAGGTCTTCAAGAAAAAGCTCGCTACGGACGCATTCGGCATCGCCGCCGCCGATTTCGAGCTCGCGACCGAGGTCAATGTCGGCGAATACATCGTGCGGGCCATCCTGGGCAACACCGAGTCCGAGAAACAGGTCCGGGTCGAGCGGTACGTGCTGCCCAAGTACAAGATCGGCCTGTCGGCCGACAAAGACTTCTATTTGCCGGGCGAGACGCTCAAGGGCGAGGTCCAGGCCGATTACTTCTTCGGCAAACCGGTTTCAGCGGGAAAAGTGACCATCAGCGCGTCGAAATTCGAGGTTGAATTCGAGGAGTTCGCCACGGCTGACGGCACCCTCGATGATAAGGGCCACTGGTCGTTCGAAATCCCCCTGCCGGAGTTCTTTGCGGGCACGCCGCTCGAACAGGGCCAGGCGTCGGTCCGTCTCGAGGCGGTCGTGGTGGATACGGCTGACCACCGCGAAGAGAAAGTGATTATGAAGCCCGTAGCCGCCGCACCGTTGATGGTGTATGTCGTGCCCGAGAGCGGCAAACTGGTCCCGAACCTCGAGAACCGCATTCATGTGCTCGTGGCCTACCCGGACGGCAGCCCGGCGCAGGGGGCCACGGTGGTCACCGGCCTCGATGAGAACAAACCCTACACTACTGACGACCTGGGCATCGTGACCATCGCTTATACCCCGTCGCACGAAGGCGACTGGGGCTTGACCGTCAAAGCGCGCGACAAACAAGGGCGCAGCGTCGAGAAACAGGTCACGCTCGAAGGCAAGACCGGCGCGGAACAGATCATCCTCCGCACCGACAAGACCCTCTACAACGTGGGCGAGACCATCCGCGCGGAAGTCTATGCCACCAAGCCCTCAGGCACGGTCTATTTCGACATGGTGCGCGAAGGGCAGACGGTGATGACGCAGACCGCCGATTTGGCCGCGGGAAAGGCCTCGCTCGAGTTCGACATCGACCCCTCCCTGTTCGGGTCGGCCGTCCTCCAGGCTTACGTGTTCACGCCCGGCACGGACATCATCCGCGACACGCGCCTGTTATACGTCAACCCCGCCGACGCGCTGAACATGAACATCGCCCTCGACAAACAGACCTACCGTCCCGGCGAACAGGCCCAGTTGCGGTTTGCCGTCACCGACGCGTCGGGCAAACCCACGCCCGCCGCCTTGGGCATCGCGATCGTCGACGAGAGCGTGTTTGCCCTGCAGGAGATTCATCCCGGGCTCGAGAAAGTCTATTTCACCCTCGAAAAAGAGATCATGCAGCCGCGCTATGAGATCCACGGCTACGAAATGAGCGACATCGTGGCCGGCACGGTGCCCGAGGGTCCCGTCCCGGTGCCGAAACCTGCCGAATGGACCGCGGCCCAGCAGCGCGCGGCCGAGGTCCTGCTGGCGTCGTCGCCCGAGCCCCCGATGCCGCCCGTCAAGGTCAACACCTTCATGGGCAAACGCGAAGCGGCCGACCAGGCCCTCGACGCCCGGATGCAGCGCGACCTCGAGCGGGTGCACCGCGCCATTTCCGAGTATCTGCGCGAATACCACTGGGACGTGCCCGACAACCTCGTCCAGATCATGCTCCGGAGCCACCGGCTGCGCGACAACGAGGTCCGCGACCCCTGGGGCAACACCTACCGATTCGAATTCGCCGACAAGTCCCACCGCGGGCTGCGGTTCACCATGTTCTCGAACGGGCCCGACGGGCTCCCGAATACCCAGGACGACCTCCGGCGCGAATCCTGGGCGGGTGAGGTCCAGGAGGATGTGGCGGATTTTGGGGGTATTGCAGGCGGCCTTGTTCGCGGGCGCATGAAAGTGATGGCAGGCGCACAGATGGAAGTGATAGCGGACCTCGCGGCGCCTCCGCCCATGGCGGCTCCCGCCGAAGCCGCCAAGCCAGCGGCGACGACGATGCCGACGAGCGGCTCTGCGGCCGGTGAACCCCCTGCGCCGCGGTTGCGCGAGTATTTCCCTGAAACCCTGCTCTTCGAGCCCGCCCTCATCACCGACGCGCAAGGCGTGGCGGTGCTGGGCGTAGACCTCGCCGACAGCATCACCACGTGGCGCATGACGGCCATGGCGTCGTCGAAGACCGGCGCGCTCGGCAGCAAGGACAGCGGCATCCTGGTGTTCCAGGATTTCTTTGTCGACCTTGACCTGCCCGTCTCGCTGACGCAGCACGACAAGGTATCGATCCCCGTGGTGCTCTATAACTATCTCGAACAAGCCCAGGACGTGCGGCTCAAGTTCGAGGTGGAACCCTGGTTCAAGCTCGAAGGCGAGGCAGAACGCACTATCTCGCTCCAGCCCGGCCAGGTCACGTCGATGTACTTCCCCATCGAAGTCGTCGAGCTGGGCAAGCACCGCCTGACCGTCTGGGCCTACGGTTCCCAGATGAGCGATGCCATCCGCCGCGACATCGAAGTGCGGCCCGACGGCGAAGAACAGAACGTGACCTTCAGCGACCGGCTCTCGGCCAAGGTCGAGCACACTATCGAGATCCCGGGCAACGCCGTCGAGGGCGCGAGCAAGATCCTCGTGCGCATCTATCCCGGCGTGTACAGCCAGATCGTCGACGGGCTGGACAGCATGCTCCAGATGCCGTTTGGCTGCTTCGAACAGACCAGCTCGGTCACGTATCCCAACATTCTCGTCGTGCAGTACATGAAAGCCACGGAGCAGATCAACCCCGAGACCCAGATGAAGGCCGAGGGGTTCATCAACGCCGGCTACCAGCGCCTCCTGTCCTATGAGGTTCAGGGCGGCGGCTTCTCGTGGTTCGGCGACGCCCCGGCCAATAAGGTCCTTACCGCGTGGGGCTTGAAAGAGTTCTGCGACATGGCCGAGGTCCACGAGGTGGATCCGGCGGTTATCGAGCGCACCCGCGCATGGCTCCTCTCGAAACAGGAAGCGGACGGCTCGTGGAAACCCGACGAGCAGTACCTCCACGCGGAATCGTGGGCCGGCATCCAGAACAGCGGGCTGCTTGTGACCGCATACATCGCCGAGGCGGTTCTAGGCACCGGCGGCAAAGGCGCCGAGGCCGACAAGGCCATTTCCTACATCCGCGACAACTGGGAGAGCTGCAAGGAGCCGTATACCCTCGCCCTCGTGGCCAACGCATTGGTGGCGTGGAATCCGAAAGACGCCTGGACCCTCCGCGTGCTCGAGAAACTCCACGACATGCGCGTCGAGGAGAAGGACACCGCCCATTGGAAGGGTGGTTCCGGCACGGTCACCTTCACCGAGGGCGACGCGGCCGACATCGAGACCACCGCCCTCGCGACGATCGCCTTCCTGAACGCGAACCGGTACCCTGAGACCACCACCAAGGCGCTCACCTACATCATCCAGAAGAAAAGCGCCCAAGGCCATTGGGGTTCCACCCAGGCGACCATCCTGGCGCTCAAGGCCCTCATGCTGTCGCTGGGCAGCCGCACCGAGACCGTCAACGCGAAGGTCACGGTCGCGCTGAACGGCGAACAGGTATCGGAATTGGCGGTGACTCCGGAAGACTGCGACGTCATGCGGCTGGTCGACCTGGGCGAGAAGACCAAGGCCGGCAGCAATACCGTGACGCTCACTATCGATGGCGAAGGCTCGATGCTGTACCAGGTGGTGGGGCGGTTCTACACGCCGTGGGTTGCCGCTCAGCCCGAGCAGGCGCCCATGAGCATCGAGGTGGCCTACGACAAGACCCGGCTCGCCGTGAACGACATGGTCACGGCCCGCGTGAAAGTCACCAACAACCGTCCGAATGCCGCGCAGATGATTATCGTTGACCTCGGCATTCCGCCCGGGTTCGAAGTGCAGGCCGCCGACCTCGAAAAACTCGTCGAAAACAAGACCATCCAGAAATACGAGATGACCGGCCGCCAGATCATCGTCTATTTCGAGCGCATCGACGGCAACGGCGTGATCGAATTCCAGTACGCGCTGCGCGCCAAATTCCCCCTGCGCGCACAGACGCCCAGTTCGCGCGTGTACGACTACTACAACCCCGAGAACGAGGGCACGGCTTCTCCTCAGGCCATCCTCGTCGAATAA
- a CDS encoding M14 family zinc carboxypeptidase → MGCVPFSRRRWSTAIRRIFTLAAVGLLVMPGAEASAAAPRMALGAGPRTGQVYIIEAAAADAEAVLELARRGFDIASVRDGAVEIYAEASELELLGELGYSWRVTGRDGGQLKALGQYNDYASLTAMLEAWAAAYPDIVRLDSAGQSVQGRELWVLNISDNPGGEEDEPEFKYISAIHGDEPIGTEMCLYFINLLLTGYGNDPDITALVDTTAIAIMPLMNPDGREAASRYNAQSFDLNRSFPEYPADYTGTAYDGEPLGDAGRPAEVAHVMRWTTANRFVLSANFHSGSLVVNYPYDEDGFPSGYDAPTPDDLLFEDVARRYSFHNSPMWNSAVFEDGVTNGSAWYTVLGGMQDWHYRYLACNDVTVELSDTKRPAASSLPGLWDDNREAMLHYLEAVHIGVRGVVTDALTGLPVNAKVTVEGNAQPVFTDPGVGDYHRMLLPGTYTLAIEAEGYQRKTVRGVVVSGGPAARADIALVPLDAVFDADIDDDGEVNASDVQLVVNAALQIDVSYDCDINGDGSVDAVDVQLVIVAVLA, encoded by the coding sequence ATGGGGTGCGTCCCGTTCTCGAGACGCCGGTGGAGTACTGCGATTCGCCGGATTTTCACACTCGCCGCCGTAGGGCTGCTGGTCATGCCGGGCGCGGAGGCCTCGGCGGCCGCCCCGCGCATGGCGCTGGGCGCGGGCCCGCGCACGGGCCAGGTCTACATCATCGAGGCCGCGGCGGCTGACGCAGAGGCGGTGCTGGAGCTTGCGCGGCGCGGGTTCGATATCGCCTCGGTGCGTGACGGCGCCGTCGAGATCTACGCGGAAGCAAGCGAACTCGAGCTTCTCGGCGAGTTGGGCTATTCGTGGCGGGTAACCGGCCGGGACGGCGGCCAACTCAAAGCCCTGGGCCAATACAACGACTACGCGTCCCTCACGGCGATGCTCGAGGCCTGGGCGGCGGCCTATCCTGATATCGTCCGGCTCGATAGCGCGGGACAGTCGGTTCAGGGCCGCGAGCTGTGGGTGCTCAACATCAGCGACAACCCCGGCGGGGAAGAGGACGAGCCCGAGTTCAAATACATATCGGCCATTCACGGCGACGAACCAATCGGCACCGAAATGTGCCTCTATTTCATCAATCTGTTGCTGACGGGATATGGCAACGACCCGGACATCACCGCTCTCGTCGACACCACGGCCATCGCCATCATGCCGCTGATGAATCCGGACGGGCGCGAGGCCGCCAGCCGGTACAACGCGCAGTCGTTCGACCTCAACCGGAGCTTCCCCGAGTACCCGGCCGATTACACGGGCACGGCATACGACGGCGAACCCCTTGGAGATGCCGGCCGCCCGGCCGAGGTGGCGCACGTGATGCGGTGGACCACCGCGAACCGCTTCGTGCTGTCGGCCAACTTTCATAGCGGCTCCCTTGTCGTCAACTATCCCTACGACGAGGACGGCTTCCCTTCGGGTTATGATGCGCCCACTCCCGACGACCTCCTGTTCGAAGACGTGGCGCGCCGATACTCCTTCCACAATTCTCCCATGTGGAACAGTGCCGTCTTCGAGGACGGCGTCACGAACGGCTCGGCGTGGTACACCGTCTTGGGCGGCATGCAGGACTGGCATTACCGCTACCTCGCGTGCAACGACGTGACAGTCGAGCTTTCCGACACGAAACGGCCCGCGGCGTCATCGTTGCCCGGTCTCTGGGACGACAACCGCGAGGCCATGCTGCATTACCTCGAGGCGGTGCACATCGGCGTGCGCGGCGTCGTGACCGACGCTCTTACCGGATTGCCCGTCAACGCCAAAGTGACGGTCGAGGGCAATGCGCAGCCTGTATTCACCGACCCCGGCGTCGGCGACTACCACCGCATGCTCCTGCCCGGCACGTACACCCTCGCCATCGAAGCCGAAGGCTACCAGCGCAAAACGGTCCGCGGCGTTGTTGTGTCCGGCGGACCGGCCGCCCGCGCCGACATCGCCCTCGTGCCGCTCGATGCCGTGTTCGACGCCGACATCGACGATGACGGCGAAGTCAATGCAAGCGACGTTCAGCTTGTGGTCAATGCGGCTCTCCAAATCGATGTTTCCTACGATTGCGACATCAACGGCGACGGATCGGTCGACGCTGTGGACGTCCAGCTCGTCATCGTTGCAGTGCTGGCGTAG
- a CDS encoding DUF1559 domain-containing protein, whose amino-acid sequence MAQRTVGGRQGFTLIELLVVIAIIGILAAILLPALARAREAARRAACANNLKQMGLAFKMYANESRGEKWPPRMIHNIRGQLSDTMIFNGPSMYPEYITDLNVVWCPSMATSTPLERYDQGERGGGNKDGIIQPEELVKSPFNYTGWLFMDAVNFLGFDKVGVPGSGIGGRYEGADYIDTPLGELGAASVATSGAASDEDYDFADTFPGTQAGGGDVLYRLREGVERFMITDINNPAASENSQSIVPVMWDHLTAQVKGSTHVPSGVNVLYMDGHVTFSRYPGESPWMVTIDGPRIMGRYDREFK is encoded by the coding sequence ATGGCACAGAGGACAGTCGGAGGAAGGCAAGGGTTCACGCTTATCGAGTTGCTTGTGGTCATCGCGATCATCGGTATCCTTGCCGCGATTCTGCTTCCCGCCCTTGCGCGGGCGCGGGAAGCCGCCCGCCGTGCGGCATGCGCGAACAATCTCAAGCAGATGGGCCTGGCCTTCAAGATGTACGCCAACGAATCGCGTGGAGAAAAATGGCCGCCGCGAATGATCCACAATATCCGTGGACAGCTTTCGGACACCATGATCTTCAACGGCCCGTCGATGTATCCCGAATACATCACGGACCTCAATGTTGTCTGGTGTCCGTCCATGGCGACGTCGACTCCGTTGGAGCGCTACGATCAAGGCGAACGCGGCGGGGGAAACAAAGACGGGATTATTCAGCCTGAAGAACTGGTGAAGTCACCCTTCAACTATACGGGCTGGCTCTTCATGGACGCGGTGAACTTCCTTGGATTCGACAAGGTGGGCGTGCCCGGCAGCGGCATCGGCGGCCGGTACGAAGGCGCGGACTACATCGACACGCCCTTGGGAGAATTGGGCGCGGCAAGCGTGGCCACCAGCGGCGCGGCTTCCGATGAAGATTACGACTTCGCGGACACCTTTCCCGGCACTCAGGCAGGCGGCGGCGACGTTCTGTACCGGCTCCGGGAAGGCGTCGAGCGGTTCATGATAACCGATATCAACAATCCCGCGGCCTCTGAGAACTCGCAGAGCATCGTGCCGGTCATGTGGGACCATCTCACGGCCCAGGTGAAGGGGTCTACACACGTGCCTTCCGGCGTGAACGTGCTGTATATGGACGGCCACGTCACGTTTTCCCGGTACCCGGGTGAATCTCCCTGGATGGTGACGATAGACGGGCCGCGCATCATGGGCCGCTACGATCGCGAGTTCAAATAG
- a CDS encoding GntR family transcriptional regulator, whose product MQFHISAADGVPLYQQIVNQVKLMLASGRLEPGDELPPIRVLAQQLLINPNTVARAYRELETEGVLTKRQGAGTYVSDQGSPLARRERLRLVRGSVDALLAQALQLDIDTEEVIDIIRKRDKELMDRGNKTNDKQESER is encoded by the coding sequence ATGCAATTCCACATCTCTGCGGCGGACGGCGTGCCGCTTTATCAGCAGATCGTCAACCAGGTGAAGCTCATGCTTGCCTCGGGACGCCTTGAGCCCGGCGACGAACTCCCGCCCATCCGCGTGCTTGCCCAGCAACTGCTCATCAACCCGAATACGGTCGCGCGGGCCTATCGCGAACTCGAAACGGAGGGTGTTCTCACCAAGCGCCAGGGCGCAGGCACCTATGTGTCGGACCAGGGCTCGCCGCTGGCCCGCCGCGAGCGCCTTCGGCTCGTCCGGGGATCAGTGGACGCCCTCCTCGCGCAAGCCCTGCAGTTGGATATCGATACCGAGGAAGTAATCGACATCATCCGCAAGCGTGACAAGGAACTCATGGATAGGGGCAATAAGACAAATGATAAACAAGAGAGCGAAAGATAG
- a CDS encoding ABC transporter ATP-binding protein yields the protein MEHDDNRDIVIEVKGLTRRFRRTTALADVDLTVPRGCVFGLVGENGAGKTTLIHHLLGLLKAQAGSVRVFGLDPVKDPVGVLSKVGYLSEDRDIPDWMRVHELMRYTQAFYPEWDEAYAEELRETFGLDPGARIKELSRGQRAQAGLLIALAYRPPLLLLDEPSSGLDPVVRRDILAAIIRTVADEGRTVVFSSHLLDEVERVADDVAMLHEGRLVFQGGMDAIKASHRRVVIRFPEPVERRPDFPEALACEGGGREWSVVCDGDLERIREAIRTGGAEVLAEEIPSLEDIFVARAGARHRAVR from the coding sequence ATGGAACACGACGATAACCGAGACATCGTAATCGAAGTGAAGGGCTTGACACGCCGGTTCCGCCGGACAACCGCCCTCGCCGATGTGGACTTGACCGTGCCGCGGGGGTGCGTGTTCGGGCTGGTGGGCGAGAACGGCGCGGGGAAAACCACGCTCATTCACCATCTGCTGGGACTGCTCAAGGCCCAAGCGGGCTCGGTCCGGGTATTCGGACTCGATCCGGTCAAGGACCCCGTGGGCGTATTGTCGAAAGTAGGCTACCTCTCGGAGGACCGCGACATCCCCGACTGGATGCGCGTGCACGAGCTTATGCGCTACACCCAAGCGTTTTATCCCGAGTGGGACGAAGCCTACGCCGAGGAGTTGCGCGAGACTTTCGGGTTAGACCCCGGTGCCCGCATCAAGGAGCTGTCCCGCGGACAACGTGCGCAGGCGGGGCTCCTGATCGCGCTGGCGTACCGGCCGCCGCTGCTCCTGCTCGACGAGCCGTCGTCGGGACTCGACCCGGTCGTGCGGCGCGATATCCTCGCCGCCATCATTCGCACCGTCGCCGACGAGGGCCGCACCGTGGTCTTCTCTTCGCACCTGCTGGATGAAGTCGAGCGCGTCGCGGACGACGTCGCCATGCTCCACGAAGGGCGCCTCGTGTTCCAGGGCGGCATGGACGCCATCAAAGCGTCGCACCGCCGCGTGGTAATCCGGTTCCCCGAACCCGTCGAACGGCGGCCCGACTTTCCCGAAGCGCTGGCCTGCGAAGGTGGCGGCCGCGAGTGGAGCGTTGTGTGCGACGGCGACCTCGAGCGTATACGCGAGGCTATCCGTACTGGCGGCGCCGAGGTCCTCGCCGAAGAAATCCCGTCCCTCGAAGACATATTCGTGGCGCGCGCCGGCGCCAGACATAGGGCCGTCCGGTAG